In Pelosinus sp. IPA-1, a single window of DNA contains:
- a CDS encoding pentapeptide repeat-containing protein has protein sequence MGIISNHIVENETAAHVCFDKVIFKNVIFQKVDFSGLECTDVIFEKCDLSNVDFSEAIMHQVEMRNCKIVGINLMGATLRNVLFDNCYGDYANFRNVDCKQVKFHNSSLANADFYRSTLLKVYFSNSSLEQIQLSGTKLAGIDLSSCEFGQIGVTIEDVQGCIISPQQAVGFSKLFGLIINE, from the coding sequence ATGGGGATAATCAGTAATCATATAGTTGAAAATGAAACGGCAGCACATGTGTGTTTTGATAAGGTCATATTTAAGAATGTAATTTTCCAAAAAGTTGATTTTAGCGGATTGGAATGTACTGATGTTATTTTTGAAAAATGTGATTTATCAAATGTAGACTTTAGTGAAGCCATTATGCATCAAGTCGAAATGCGAAATTGTAAGATTGTAGGAATAAATTTAATGGGAGCAACATTGCGCAATGTGTTATTTGATAACTGCTATGGGGATTATGCTAACTTTCGTAATGTAGATTGCAAACAAGTAAAGTTTCATAACAGTTCATTAGCCAATGCCGATTTTTATAGATCCACACTACTCAAGGTGTATTTTTCCAATTCAAGTTTAGAACAGATTCAATTATCGGGTACAAAATTAGCAGGCATTGATTTAAGCAGCTGTGAGTTTGGACAGATTGGTGTTACCATAGAGGATGTGCAAGGGTGTATCATTTCTCCACAACAAGCAGTAGGCTTCTCAAAACTATTTGGTTTGATTATCAACGAATAG
- a CDS encoding GNAT family N-acetyltransferase has protein sequence MQIAIREALVSDSEILTQISFASKRHWNYPDQYFDNWKDELTITPAYIKNNRVYVAEANGRIVGYFSLVEIKSDFWAGKVFVSKGFWLEHIFILPEYIGKGIGTKLVDILKLKCGEMNINKVKIFSDPNAKGFYDKLGAYYLGESPSSIEGRTVSLYELDI, from the coding sequence ATGCAAATCGCCATTCGGGAAGCATTGGTAAGTGATAGCGAGATTTTGACACAGATATCTTTTGCATCAAAGAGGCATTGGAATTATCCTGATCAATATTTTGATAACTGGAAAGATGAATTAACGATAACACCTGCCTATATAAAAAATAACAGAGTTTACGTAGCGGAGGCGAATGGGCGAATTGTAGGCTATTTCTCACTAGTAGAAATAAAAAGCGATTTTTGGGCAGGTAAGGTATTCGTTAGTAAGGGATTTTGGCTGGAGCATATTTTTATTTTGCCAGAGTACATAGGAAAAGGTATCGGGACAAAGTTAGTAGATATTCTCAAACTAAAATGTGGTGAAATGAATATTAATAAAGTTAAAATTTTTTCTGATCCAAATGCCAAAGGTTTTTACGACAAATTAGGGGCTTATTATTTAGGCGAATCACCATCCAGTATTGAAGGAAGAACAGTGTCACTATATGAGTTGGACATATAG
- a CDS encoding EamA family transporter produces MNMSNRISYPIVLALLAVYFPWGGTYLAMKFAVETLPPFLLAGIRFLIAGSLMYLWEASRGTKTPGKIHWRNATIIGGLMLLGGNSLVVFAEQMVSSGIAAIIIATVPLWMTLLAWLWQGDTKPNSYVVFGLLLGLLGQILLVSNSFQSVSYNPSQTSGYLILTFASLFWAIGSLYSRKAQLPKSAIMSIAIQNLMGGLLCLIVGISLGELSQLHIEHVSTRSILSLVYLIFFGSIIGFSAYIWVLKKAEPAIVSTYAYVNPVVAVFLGWIFANEQLNSTDAIAAFIILVSVLLITKNSTSKKIDTPLKKGQNTCSLSGLDGDGI; encoded by the coding sequence ATGAATATGTCAAATCGTATCTCATATCCAATTGTGTTGGCCTTACTAGCAGTTTATTTTCCCTGGGGCGGAACTTATTTAGCGATGAAATTTGCAGTCGAAACCTTACCTCCGTTTTTATTGGCAGGTATTCGTTTTTTAATTGCTGGCTCTTTAATGTACCTGTGGGAAGCTTCGAGAGGAACGAAAACTCCCGGAAAAATTCATTGGCGCAATGCCACGATAATTGGAGGGTTAATGCTTTTAGGTGGTAATTCCTTAGTCGTTTTCGCTGAACAAATGGTCTCTTCAGGAATTGCAGCGATAATCATTGCTACCGTACCTTTATGGATGACCTTATTGGCTTGGTTATGGCAAGGTGACACAAAACCTAATAGTTATGTGGTATTCGGTTTATTATTGGGATTGTTAGGCCAAATATTACTTGTTAGCAATTCTTTTCAGTCTGTCAGCTACAATCCCTCACAAACTTCTGGATATCTAATCCTAACATTTGCATCATTATTCTGGGCAATAGGTTCTTTATATTCACGTAAAGCACAATTGCCAAAATCTGCGATAATGTCGATAGCCATTCAAAATTTAATGGGTGGATTGCTTTGCCTAATCGTTGGAATCTCATTGGGTGAATTAAGTCAATTACATATTGAGCATGTATCAACGCGTTCGATACTGTCATTAGTGTACTTAATTTTTTTCGGGTCTATTATTGGGTTTAGTGCTTATATCTGGGTTCTTAAGAAAGCGGAGCCAGCTATTGTTTCAACCTACGCTTATGTCAATCCCGTGGTTGCCGTTTTTCTGGGTTGGATATTTGCAAATGAACAATTAAATTCTACAGATGCTATCGCAGCATTTATTATATTAGTATCTGTGCTATTAATTACCAAAAACTCTACCTCCAAAAAGATAGACACTCCTCTTAAAAAGGGGCAAAATACTTGCTCACTTTCGGGACTAGATGGAGACGGAATATAA
- a CDS encoding Lrp/AsnC family transcriptional regulator, whose product MDNIDKKILTLLQNNARISNADIAREVKLAPSVTLTRIRKLEEKGVIASYEAKLNPHELGLDMLAFVLIKVSGDKDIEGLLVDIPGVQEVHNVAGDDCYLIKIRTRNTESLSLLLKEKVRGESISTKTIIVLNTLKETTQLLF is encoded by the coding sequence TTGGACAATATAGATAAAAAAATCCTTACTTTACTACAAAATAACGCACGAATCTCGAATGCAGATATAGCTCGCGAAGTGAAGCTTGCTCCTTCAGTTACTTTAACTCGTATCCGCAAACTAGAGGAAAAGGGAGTTATAGCAAGTTATGAAGCTAAGCTAAACCCTCACGAACTCGGCTTGGATATGCTAGCATTTGTCTTAATTAAAGTATCAGGAGACAAAGACATTGAAGGCTTATTAGTTGATATTCCAGGTGTCCAGGAAGTTCATAATGTTGCTGGTGACGATTGTTACCTTATCAAGATCAGGACTCGTAACACAGAATCCCTTAGCTTATTATTAAAAGAAAAAGTCCGCGGAGAGTCAATATCAACAAAGACAATCATTGTTCTAAATACACTAAAAGAAACTACACAACTACTATTTTAA
- a CDS encoding alpha/beta hydrolase, whose product MGFYIKVEPGVSIYVEDLNPEGEKTIVFIHGWPANHKMFEYQFDQLPKWGYRCIGIDSRGFGNSDKPWRGYDYDTSADDIRCVVEALNLQDFTLGGHSTGGAIAVRYMARHKGYGVSKLALFAAAAPSLIQRPYFPHGLKKDDVIKIIQGTNNDRPEMLRGFGDMFFFQHVTQAFSDWFFQMGLQAAGWSTAAVAASWIKEELFSDLGEIQVPTLILHGIHDKVCLFPLAIAQNEGIRNSKLVPFKYSGHGLFYDERDKFNKELAQFIEE is encoded by the coding sequence ATTTATGTAGAAGACCTTAACCCTGAGGGCGAGAAAACAATTGTATTTATACACGGTTGGCCGGCAAATCATAAGATGTTTGAATACCAGTTCGATCAACTGCCGAAATGGGGATATCGCTGTATAGGAATTGACTCTCGAGGATTTGGTAATTCCGATAAGCCTTGGAGAGGCTATGACTACGATACGTCAGCAGATGATATTCGATGTGTGGTGGAAGCACTCAATTTGCAAGATTTCACCCTAGGAGGTCATTCCACGGGAGGAGCGATTGCTGTTCGTTACATGGCTCGCCACAAGGGATATGGGGTATCTAAGCTTGCCCTTTTTGCAGCTGCAGCTCCCAGTCTTATTCAGCGTCCATATTTTCCTCATGGTCTAAAAAAAGATGATGTGATTAAAATCATTCAAGGAACTAATAATGACCGTCCAGAAATGTTGCGGGGATTTGGTGACATGTTTTTCTTCCAGCATGTAACTCAGGCCTTCTCAGATTGGTTCTTCCAAATGGGCCTTCAGGCAGCAGGTTGGTCCACCGCAGCAGTTGCTGCCTCTTGGATAAAGGAAGAACTATTTTCCGATCTTGGAGAAATACAAGTTCCCACTTTAATTTTGCATGGTATCCATGACAAAGTTTGTTTATTCCCATTGGCTATTGCACAGAATGAAGGAATTAGAAACTCCAAGCTCGTTCCCTTTAAATACAGCGGCCACGGATTATTCTATGATGAGCGCGATAAATTCAACAAAGAATTGGCACAATTTATTGAGGAATAA